A part of Paenarthrobacter sp. A20 genomic DNA contains:
- a CDS encoding PLP-dependent aminotransferase family protein, whose protein sequence is MSGSLNPTALARLMGKWNSGALPAYRELADVVRLLVMDGRIPLDVALPSERALAQTLGLSRTTVTAAYASLREQGFLTAGQGSRGRTCIPHRTVPVSAPGLAVPDGLLDLAYASLPAAGEVVHRAFADALTELPALLPDFGYDAVGVPALREAIAEKYTAEGVPTSAGQILVTSGAQHALNIVLRTLAAKQDRVLVEHPTYPNALDAIRSAGCKPVPVALPAGTSPAWDIDAMVATMNQQRPAMAYLVPDFHNPTGRIMSDLQRRRLVRAATSSGTVLVVDETLRGLNLDDVRTAPMSAFSPAVVSIGSLSKSHWAGLRTGWIRADEALIARFVATRTVMDLGGPVVEQLAAARLVRSFAEPLDARLEELRHNRDSLLGLLAEHLPEWEAERPRGGLTVWCRLPSPCSTALTVLAPDFGLRLAAGPRFGAGGAFEQYLRVPYTLPPEQLESAVRALRAAQDKLDASPHLRRTLKSERTDAVAVA, encoded by the coding sequence ATGTCCGGCTCATTGAATCCCACTGCCCTCGCCCGCCTCATGGGCAAATGGAACTCCGGCGCCCTGCCCGCCTACCGCGAGCTGGCCGACGTCGTACGTTTGCTGGTGATGGACGGGCGCATCCCGCTGGACGTCGCACTGCCCAGCGAACGCGCGCTGGCGCAGACACTTGGCCTCAGCCGCACCACCGTTACGGCCGCGTATGCGAGCCTGCGCGAGCAGGGATTCCTCACCGCCGGGCAAGGCAGCCGCGGCCGGACCTGCATCCCGCACCGGACGGTACCAGTCAGCGCGCCCGGGCTCGCGGTTCCGGACGGACTGTTGGACCTTGCCTACGCCTCACTGCCAGCAGCAGGCGAGGTGGTGCATCGGGCGTTCGCTGACGCGCTGACCGAACTTCCCGCACTTCTCCCGGATTTTGGGTACGACGCCGTCGGAGTGCCAGCCCTGCGTGAAGCCATCGCGGAAAAGTACACAGCCGAGGGCGTGCCCACTTCCGCCGGCCAGATCCTGGTCACTTCCGGTGCGCAGCACGCCCTCAACATCGTGCTGCGGACCTTGGCTGCGAAGCAGGACCGCGTCCTGGTGGAGCACCCCACCTACCCCAACGCACTGGACGCCATCCGCTCCGCCGGATGCAAGCCGGTTCCGGTCGCTTTGCCAGCCGGCACCTCACCCGCCTGGGACATCGATGCGATGGTGGCCACCATGAACCAGCAGAGGCCCGCGATGGCCTACCTCGTCCCCGACTTCCACAACCCCACGGGTCGCATCATGTCCGATCTGCAGCGGCGGCGACTCGTGCGCGCGGCCACGTCGTCCGGGACTGTGCTGGTGGTGGATGAGACGCTTCGCGGGTTGAACCTCGACGACGTCCGCACCGCGCCGATGTCGGCCTTCAGTCCCGCCGTGGTGTCTATTGGCTCGCTCAGCAAATCCCACTGGGCAGGTTTGCGGACCGGATGGATCCGCGCTGATGAAGCCTTGATTGCCCGCTTTGTGGCGACGAGGACCGTCATGGACCTCGGCGGGCCTGTGGTTGAGCAGTTGGCCGCCGCCCGGCTGGTCAGATCGTTCGCCGAGCCGTTGGACGCCCGCCTTGAGGAGCTCCGCCACAACCGGGATTCGTTGCTGGGACTGCTTGCGGAGCACCTGCCGGAATGGGAGGCCGAGCGCCCCCGGGGCGGGCTGACCGTCTGGTGCCGCCTCCCCTCTCCATGCAGCACGGCGCTGACCGTTCTGGCACCGGACTTCGGGCTCCGCTTGGCAGCCGGGCCCCGCTTCGGGGCGGGTGGCGCCTTTGAACAGTACCTGCGCGTTCCCTATACCTTGCCGCCGGAGCAGTTGGAGTCCGCCGTCCGCGCGCTTCGCGCCGCCCAGGACAAGCTCGACGCCTCGCCCCACCTCCGCCGGACCCTCAAGTCCGAGCGGACCGACGCCGTCGCGGTCGCTTAA
- a CDS encoding SRPBCC family protein — protein sequence MAGTTTTSKSTDYAFVTVWRVAGTREEVVSVLGNAATLKQWWPSVYLTVTNVADGGPDGVGASFDLHTKGWLPYTLRWRLTVTEPVTLDGFALTATGDLNGTGRWRFETDGPEVVITYDWRVSAAKPLLRRLSWLLKPAFSANHHWAMARGEESLKLELRRRRSMPGARVPEPPKPTFVRRARG from the coding sequence ATGGCCGGGACCACTACCACAAGCAAAAGCACCGACTACGCGTTCGTCACCGTGTGGCGCGTGGCCGGCACACGCGAGGAAGTGGTGAGCGTCCTTGGCAACGCAGCGACGCTCAAGCAATGGTGGCCCTCCGTTTATCTCACGGTCACTAATGTCGCCGACGGCGGACCTGACGGCGTTGGCGCCAGCTTCGACCTCCACACCAAGGGCTGGCTCCCATACACCCTGCGCTGGCGGCTCACCGTTACCGAACCTGTGACCCTCGACGGCTTTGCCCTCACGGCAACAGGGGACCTTAACGGAACGGGCCGCTGGCGGTTCGAGACGGATGGACCTGAAGTCGTCATCACCTACGATTGGCGGGTCAGCGCAGCCAAACCACTGCTCCGTCGGCTGAGCTGGCTTCTCAAACCCGCCTTCTCTGCCAATCACCACTGGGCAATGGCGCGCGGCGAGGAAAGCCTCAAACTGGAGCTCCGCCGTCGACGTTCCATGCCAGGAGCCAGGGTGCCTGAACCGCCGAAACCCACGTTCGTCCGGCGCGCGAGGGGTTAG
- a CDS encoding YcnI family protein: MNKSALRRTLSATAVAGGTAALMMAGLAGASAHVGADPNKTAANSYALVTFGIPHGCDTFGTTKVAISLPEELNDAQPTVNPNWTVEKVTETLAEPKKLDDGTTITKRTSQIVYTAKAPLDPHLRDALVLSVKLPDAAGKTIYFPTLQTCEQGQTDWSEIAKEGQDEHELKAPAPSVTITAAAAEGDHHAATAVSTEQASAVTDDGSQARSWAGLIAGIAGLGLGGAAFFRSRAAKPAVAKADSSK; this comes from the coding sequence ATGAACAAGTCCGCCCTCCGTCGCACCCTTTCCGCCACCGCTGTCGCCGGTGGAACTGCCGCCCTGATGATGGCCGGCCTGGCCGGAGCCTCAGCGCATGTTGGGGCAGATCCCAACAAGACTGCTGCAAACTCCTACGCGCTGGTCACCTTCGGCATACCCCACGGTTGCGACACCTTCGGCACCACCAAAGTCGCCATCTCACTGCCCGAGGAATTGAACGACGCCCAGCCGACTGTCAACCCGAACTGGACCGTTGAGAAGGTGACAGAGACCCTCGCCGAACCCAAGAAGCTGGATGACGGCACCACCATCACCAAGAGGACCAGCCAGATCGTGTACACGGCCAAGGCACCGCTGGATCCGCACCTGCGCGATGCACTGGTCCTGTCAGTCAAGCTGCCGGATGCAGCGGGCAAGACCATTTACTTCCCCACTTTGCAGACCTGCGAGCAGGGGCAGACTGACTGGTCCGAGATCGCCAAGGAGGGGCAGGATGAGCACGAGCTCAAGGCCCCGGCACCGTCGGTCACCATCACCGCCGCTGCCGCGGAAGGCGACCACCACGCTGCCACAGCAGTCTCCACCGAGCAGGCCTCCGCGGTCACCGACGACGGCTCGCAGGCACGCAGCTGGGCCGGCCTGATCGCCGGCATCGCTGGCCTGGGTCTGGGCGGTGCGGCCTTCTTCCGCAGCCGCGCGGCCAAGCCCGCAGTGGCCAAGGCTGATTCCTCGAAGTAA
- a CDS encoding DNA-formamidopyrimidine glycosylase family protein, producing the protein MPEGDSIWRAASRLNEALAGQTITASDFRVPRFATLNLAGWTMTEVVPRGKHLLMRLTGPVDGEPGASRKPRALTIHSHLKMEGNWMIYPPGGRWTKPGHTARCVLRMASADAVGFSLGILEVVPTAEEEKIVGHLGPDLLGPDWDEVEALRRLRAEPDITVGFALLDQRKLAGIGNIYRCEACFLSGVHPALPLGEVPDLAKTVNDAKRLLGENLGPGRRTTLGPRAMRPGYWVYGRERQPCRRCGTTVRRGLLAGPDGTEERDIYFCPHCQPAP; encoded by the coding sequence GTGCCTGAAGGCGATTCCATTTGGCGCGCCGCCTCGCGTCTGAACGAGGCCTTGGCCGGGCAAACCATTACTGCCTCCGACTTCCGTGTGCCCCGTTTCGCCACCCTGAACCTGGCGGGGTGGACCATGACCGAAGTGGTCCCGCGGGGCAAGCACCTGCTGATGCGCCTCACCGGCCCGGTTGACGGGGAACCCGGCGCCAGCAGGAAACCCCGGGCCCTGACCATCCACTCCCATCTGAAGATGGAGGGCAACTGGATGATCTATCCGCCGGGTGGTCGCTGGACCAAACCGGGCCACACGGCGCGGTGCGTGCTCCGCATGGCCTCGGCGGACGCCGTCGGATTCTCGCTGGGTATCCTGGAAGTGGTCCCCACAGCTGAGGAAGAAAAGATCGTCGGTCACCTGGGTCCGGACCTGCTCGGCCCGGACTGGGACGAAGTGGAAGCACTGCGCAGGCTCCGGGCCGAACCGGACATCACCGTAGGGTTCGCCTTATTGGACCAGCGGAAGCTTGCCGGGATCGGCAACATCTACCGCTGCGAAGCGTGCTTCCTCTCCGGCGTCCATCCCGCCTTGCCCCTCGGAGAAGTTCCCGATCTGGCCAAGACGGTCAACGATGCCAAACGCCTCCTCGGCGAAAACCTGGGTCCAGGACGACGGACCACTCTTGGACCGCGCGCGATGAGGCCCGGGTACTGGGTTTACGGCAGGGAACGCCAACCCTGCAGGCGCTGCGGGACCACCGTCCGGCGCGGTCTCTTGGCTGGCCCGGACGGAACTGAGGAACGGGATATCTACTTCTGCCCGCACTGCCAACCGGCCCCGTAA
- a CDS encoding DUF4232 domain-containing protein, which produces MWTQRIKTGLVTTTAAASLLLLAGCGPSPSPAGTSSAPPTTSTPSASATPSSPSATATTTPSSSATATSADSTLCKAASLTAATDSTGGGAAGSIYEKLILTNSGSTSCVLEGFAGVSLTPDASGEPIGEPATRETTTPVTKIELAPGKSAWAEIRYTQAGNYGDCTKVPAAGFRIYPPNDTASLFVAEPHDACSNAGIKLLTITAFQAV; this is translated from the coding sequence ATGTGGACTCAGCGCATTAAAACAGGACTTGTGACGACGACGGCGGCCGCTTCGCTGCTGCTCCTGGCCGGCTGTGGGCCCAGCCCCAGCCCGGCGGGAACAAGTAGTGCCCCGCCCACCACTTCGACTCCGTCGGCCTCGGCGACGCCCAGTTCACCTTCTGCAACGGCTACAACGACGCCATCGTCGTCGGCCACTGCCACGTCAGCAGACTCCACCCTGTGCAAAGCTGCGTCATTGACTGCGGCCACTGACTCCACCGGCGGCGGAGCGGCGGGCAGCATCTACGAAAAGTTGATCTTGACGAACTCCGGGAGCACAAGCTGCGTCCTGGAAGGCTTCGCGGGTGTCTCCCTGACCCCCGATGCCAGTGGTGAACCGATCGGCGAACCGGCAACCCGTGAAACCACCACCCCGGTCACCAAGATCGAACTGGCGCCGGGCAAGTCGGCGTGGGCTGAAATCCGTTACACGCAGGCCGGTAACTACGGCGATTGCACCAAGGTCCCAGCGGCCGGCTTCCGTATCTACCCGCCGAACGACACCGCATCGCTGTTCGTCGCCGAGCCGCACGATGCGTGCAGCAACGCCGGCATCAAGCTCCTGACCATCACCGCGTTCCAGGCAGTCTGA
- a CDS encoding ATP-dependent helicase, whose protein sequence is MQQPQASDGAISRFSQATREWFLGAFSEPTPAQDGAWNAISSGSHALVVAPTGSGKTLAAFLWALDRLHSTPSDALPGLESVPANGKGRARRPKTKTRVLYISPLKALGVDVERNLRAPLIGITQTAKRLGLPAPLVTVGVRSGDTTAADRRTLLTSPPDILITTPESLFLMLTSRARETLSEVDTIIIDEVHAVAGTKRGAHLAVSLERLDALLPKPAQRIGLSATVQPRELVAQFLAGQAPVEIVAPPSKKNWNLTVTVPVEDMSDLQGAAGAFDSGPASGLQPQASIWPHVEEQIVDLVLSKQSTIVFANSRRLSERLTARLNEIYAERQLMAVGGGDWAGSGTNPGVPASTATPAHMMAQAGSTTGADPVLARAHHGSVSKDQRAMIEDDLKSGRLRCVVATSSLELGIDMGAVDLVIQVESPPSVASGLQRVGRAGHQVGEISEGVLFPKHRADLLHTSVTVERMLSGQIERLSIPTNPLDILAQQTVAATALGSIDVEDWFSTVRRSAPFASLPRSAFEATLDLLAGRYPSDEFAELRPRIIWDRHAGTIEGRPGAQRLAVTSGGTIPDRGLFGVYIIGTEVEGSSSPGGTDGSEPTASARAAKGGRRVGELDEEMVYESRVGDVFALGATSWKIEDITHDRVLVSPAFGQPGKLPFWKGDSLGRPVDLGRALGAFIRELSAADEAPAMERCQASGLDAFAASNLLQYLREQKDATEIVPSDRTLVVERFHDELGDWRVVLHSPFGMPVHAPWALAVGQRLQQRYGLDGSAMAADDGIVLRVPMMEDEPPGAELFLFDPEELEQIVTAEVGGSALFASRFRECAARALLLPRQNPAKRQPLWQQRQRSAQLLDVARKYPSFPIVLETVRECLQDVYDLPALKDIAASVERRELRIVETTTQQPSPFAKSLLFGYVAQFLYEGDSPLAERRAAALALDSTLLNELLGRVELRELLDAAVIDSTEMELQRLAPDRRVRGMEGVADLLRLLGPLSVEEVAERLEGVEPAEVEGVEELEETPPAAPPGTVTDAGSHLAALQKANRALKVTIGGVERFSAVEDAARLRDAIGVPLPMGVPLAFIEPVHDPLGDLVSRYARTHGPFTASEAAARLGLGVAVVNTALKRLAGDGRVVEGEFRPHVVAPKATAEGADPELMTLDAPPSSEWCDAEVLRKLRRRSLAALRAEVEPVDTAAYGRFLPAWQNVTAPGKSRSQALRGLDGIITAVDQLSGVPIPASAWEPLVLASRVADYKPAMLDELMAAGELLWSGAGSLPGNDGWISLHVADSAELTLNPSPEFEPGDAQQRLLEHFSAGGGYFFRQLTEVAGGMDSVLSDDAVVSALWDLVWAGRVTGDTFAPVRAMIAGGKTAHRQVAKAPRARAPRLSRLGRSHGTGLLGSPGLTGGRYGSVSSGIAPAPPSAVGRWSALPAPELDPTIHARGTAELLLDRYGVVTRGSVMAENIIGGFGLMYKVLARLEEAGRCRRGYFIEHLGAAQFAVPATVDRLRSFTEDARISKAEPSALALAATDPANPYGAALPWPALSVDAGSGHRPGRKAGALVVMVDGVLVLYVERGGKTLLTFSQDDAVLALAAQALVDVVRRGAVDKLFMEKVNGHDLLETPIAVALAAAGAYSTPKGLRIRA, encoded by the coding sequence ATGCAGCAGCCGCAGGCGTCGGATGGCGCCATCAGCCGTTTCAGCCAGGCAACCAGGGAATGGTTCCTCGGCGCTTTTTCCGAGCCCACGCCCGCGCAGGACGGGGCCTGGAACGCGATTTCGTCAGGCTCGCATGCACTGGTAGTAGCCCCCACCGGTTCCGGTAAAACCCTCGCGGCTTTCCTGTGGGCCCTGGACCGGCTGCATTCCACGCCGTCAGATGCACTACCGGGATTGGAATCCGTCCCAGCGAACGGCAAGGGTCGCGCCAGGCGCCCCAAAACGAAAACACGCGTCCTCTATATTTCACCGCTCAAGGCGCTGGGCGTAGACGTCGAACGCAACCTGCGCGCACCTCTGATCGGCATCACGCAGACCGCCAAGCGTTTGGGGCTGCCCGCTCCGCTGGTCACCGTCGGCGTCCGTTCAGGAGATACGACGGCGGCGGATCGCCGCACGCTGTTGACCAGCCCTCCGGACATCCTCATCACCACACCGGAGTCCCTGTTCCTGATGCTGACCTCCCGTGCCCGGGAGACGCTCAGCGAAGTGGACACCATCATCATCGACGAAGTGCACGCTGTGGCCGGCACCAAGCGCGGGGCACATCTTGCCGTTTCCTTGGAGCGCCTCGATGCCCTGCTGCCTAAACCTGCTCAGCGCATCGGACTCTCAGCTACCGTCCAACCGCGTGAATTGGTGGCCCAGTTCCTGGCGGGCCAAGCACCAGTGGAGATCGTGGCACCCCCGTCCAAGAAGAACTGGAACCTTACTGTCACAGTTCCTGTAGAGGACATGTCGGACCTGCAGGGGGCGGCCGGAGCGTTCGATTCCGGCCCCGCGTCTGGCCTGCAGCCGCAGGCCTCCATCTGGCCCCACGTGGAGGAACAGATCGTTGACCTGGTCCTGTCCAAGCAATCCACCATTGTCTTCGCCAACTCCCGGCGCCTTTCCGAGCGCCTGACGGCACGGCTCAATGAAATCTACGCCGAACGCCAGTTGATGGCGGTTGGCGGTGGAGATTGGGCTGGCTCCGGGACGAACCCCGGCGTTCCGGCGTCCACCGCCACCCCGGCCCATATGATGGCGCAGGCGGGGAGCACTACCGGCGCAGATCCCGTGCTGGCGCGCGCACACCACGGCTCCGTTTCCAAGGACCAGCGCGCCATGATCGAGGACGACCTCAAATCCGGCAGACTGCGCTGCGTCGTGGCAACCTCGTCACTGGAACTCGGCATCGATATGGGTGCCGTGGACCTGGTCATCCAAGTGGAGTCTCCGCCGTCGGTGGCCAGTGGCCTCCAACGCGTGGGGCGTGCCGGCCACCAGGTGGGCGAGATTTCCGAGGGCGTATTGTTCCCCAAGCACAGAGCTGATCTCCTGCACACCAGTGTCACAGTGGAACGCATGCTGAGCGGGCAGATTGAACGCTTGAGCATCCCCACCAATCCCTTGGACATCCTTGCCCAGCAGACAGTCGCGGCAACCGCGTTGGGAAGTATCGACGTCGAGGACTGGTTCAGCACGGTTCGGCGATCAGCGCCGTTCGCGAGCCTGCCCCGCTCCGCGTTTGAGGCCACGCTGGACCTGTTGGCGGGCAGGTATCCTTCCGACGAATTCGCTGAGCTACGGCCCCGGATCATCTGGGATCGACACGCAGGGACCATCGAGGGCAGGCCCGGCGCCCAACGCTTGGCTGTTACGTCGGGTGGAACCATCCCGGACCGCGGGCTGTTCGGCGTGTACATCATCGGTACGGAAGTTGAGGGATCGTCCTCCCCCGGCGGCACAGACGGAAGTGAACCCACAGCTTCGGCTCGCGCAGCCAAGGGCGGACGCCGCGTTGGCGAGCTCGATGAAGAGATGGTGTACGAGTCCAGGGTGGGCGACGTCTTCGCCCTTGGAGCCACCAGTTGGAAGATCGAGGACATCACCCACGACCGCGTACTGGTCTCCCCTGCCTTTGGCCAGCCCGGCAAACTCCCCTTCTGGAAGGGCGATTCCCTGGGCCGTCCGGTCGACCTCGGACGGGCGCTCGGTGCCTTCATCCGCGAACTCTCCGCGGCCGATGAGGCGCCTGCCATGGAGCGCTGCCAGGCCAGCGGATTGGATGCCTTCGCTGCCAGCAACCTCCTCCAGTACCTCAGGGAACAGAAGGACGCTACGGAGATAGTGCCCAGCGACAGAACGCTGGTGGTGGAACGGTTCCACGACGAACTCGGCGACTGGCGCGTAGTCCTGCACAGCCCCTTCGGCATGCCCGTCCACGCACCGTGGGCACTCGCCGTGGGCCAACGGCTCCAGCAGCGGTACGGTCTGGACGGCTCTGCGATGGCAGCTGACGATGGCATCGTCCTGCGCGTGCCCATGATGGAAGACGAGCCTCCCGGCGCGGAGCTGTTCCTGTTCGACCCTGAGGAACTGGAACAGATCGTCACCGCAGAAGTCGGCGGCAGCGCACTGTTCGCCTCACGGTTCCGTGAGTGCGCTGCCCGGGCCTTGCTGTTGCCCCGCCAGAATCCCGCCAAGCGCCAACCGCTGTGGCAACAACGGCAACGCTCAGCCCAATTGCTGGACGTCGCCCGAAAATACCCTTCATTCCCCATCGTGCTCGAAACGGTGCGTGAATGCCTGCAGGATGTTTACGACCTCCCCGCGCTGAAGGACATTGCGGCTTCCGTGGAGCGCCGTGAACTCCGGATCGTGGAGACCACAACACAGCAACCCTCCCCCTTCGCGAAGTCCCTGCTCTTCGGCTACGTGGCCCAGTTCCTCTACGAGGGCGACTCCCCTTTGGCGGAACGCCGGGCTGCTGCCCTTGCCTTGGACTCCACGCTCCTCAACGAGCTCCTTGGCCGCGTGGAATTGCGCGAGCTCCTGGACGCGGCAGTCATCGATTCCACGGAAATGGAGTTGCAGCGGCTGGCTCCTGACCGGCGCGTGCGTGGGATGGAGGGCGTCGCAGATCTCCTACGGTTGCTTGGTCCGCTCAGCGTTGAAGAAGTGGCGGAACGGCTTGAAGGAGTGGAACCAGCTGAAGTTGAGGGCGTAGAAGAACTCGAGGAAACGCCGCCAGCCGCGCCACCAGGCACGGTCACCGATGCCGGATCCCACCTCGCTGCCCTGCAGAAAGCCAACCGTGCACTCAAGGTGACCATTGGCGGCGTCGAACGCTTCTCTGCAGTGGAGGATGCCGCGAGACTTCGCGACGCAATCGGCGTTCCCTTGCCTATGGGTGTGCCGCTGGCCTTTATCGAGCCGGTCCATGATCCTTTGGGTGACCTCGTTTCGCGGTATGCCCGCACGCACGGGCCCTTCACTGCATCGGAAGCTGCAGCCCGGCTTGGCCTTGGCGTCGCTGTCGTTAATACTGCGCTGAAACGCCTTGCCGGGGATGGTCGCGTGGTGGAAGGTGAGTTCCGTCCGCACGTTGTCGCCCCCAAGGCCACAGCGGAGGGAGCAGATCCCGAGCTCATGACGTTGGATGCCCCGCCGTCCAGCGAGTGGTGCGATGCCGAGGTATTGAGGAAGCTCCGGCGTCGTTCCCTTGCTGCACTCCGGGCCGAAGTGGAGCCTGTGGACACAGCCGCCTACGGCCGGTTCCTGCCGGCCTGGCAAAACGTCACCGCGCCCGGCAAGTCCAGAAGCCAGGCGTTGCGTGGATTGGACGGCATCATCACGGCCGTGGACCAACTGTCCGGCGTGCCAATCCCCGCATCAGCCTGGGAGCCCTTGGTACTGGCGAGCCGGGTGGCGGACTACAAACCGGCCATGCTCGACGAACTGATGGCCGCAGGCGAGCTTCTCTGGTCCGGCGCCGGGTCGTTGCCCGGGAACGACGGCTGGATCAGCCTTCATGTGGCCGATTCCGCTGAGCTGACCCTCAACCCGTCCCCGGAGTTCGAACCCGGCGATGCCCAACAGCGGCTTCTGGAACACTTCAGCGCGGGCGGTGGCTATTTCTTCCGGCAACTCACGGAAGTGGCAGGCGGCATGGATTCGGTGTTGAGCGACGACGCCGTGGTTTCTGCCCTGTGGGACCTTGTGTGGGCCGGCCGGGTTACGGGAGACACTTTCGCTCCCGTGCGTGCCATGATCGCCGGCGGCAAGACCGCACATCGGCAGGTGGCCAAGGCACCGAGGGCGCGGGCTCCGCGCCTGAGCAGGTTGGGCCGCTCCCATGGAACAGGCCTCCTGGGCTCTCCCGGACTCACCGGAGGCCGCTACGGTTCGGTCTCAAGTGGTATCGCGCCGGCGCCGCCTTCGGCTGTAGGCCGCTGGTCCGCTTTGCCCGCGCCGGAACTGGACCCCACCATCCATGCCCGCGGCACGGCTGAGCTGCTGCTGGACAGGTACGGCGTGGTGACCCGGGGCTCGGTCATGGCCGAGAACATCATTGGCGGCTTCGGGCTCATGTACAAAGTGCTTGCCCGGTTGGAGGAGGCTGGCCGGTGCCGCCGCGGCTACTTCATCGAGCATTTGGGGGCTGCCCAATTCGCTGTCCCCGCGACGGTGGACAGGCTGAGATCGTTCACGGAGGATGCCCGTATTTCCAAGGCAGAGCCTTCGGCCTTGGCGCTGGCCGCAACAGATCCGGCCAACCCCTACGGCGCCGCCCTGCCTTGGCCTGCCTTGTCAGTCGACGCCGGGTCCGGGCACCGCCCGGGGCGGAAGGCCGGAGCCCTGGTGGTGATGGTCGACGGCGTGTTGGTCCTTTACGTCGAACGCGGCGGCAAGACGCTGCTCACCTTCAGCCAGGACGATGCCGTACTGGCACTTGCGGCCCAAGCCTTGGTGGATGTGGTGCGCCGCGGTGCCGTGGACAAGCTCTTCATGGAGAAGGTCAACGGACACGACCTCCTCGAAACCCCTATTGCCGTTGCCCTCGCGGCCGCCGGCGCCTACTCCACTCCGAAGGGACTCCGGATCCGTGCCTGA
- a CDS encoding YitT family protein, which translates to MMTRRITQLLIGLAMYGISLAMFIRAGLGLDPWDVFHQGVSQKTGFSIGVVVIAVSFLVLLLWIPLRQMPGIGTIANAVLVGLFADLGLWLIPAFSHLGGQIAMLAGAVILNGIASACYIGARLGPGARDGLMTGLVRRTGWSVRLVRTGIEVVVLAVGFLLGGSVGVGTVVYALAIGPIVQVLLPKFMVPEKTEATASTAPTEAVEAAPAA; encoded by the coding sequence ATGATGACCCGAAGAATCACACAACTCCTGATCGGCCTCGCGATGTATGGCATCTCCCTGGCCATGTTCATCCGGGCGGGCCTTGGCTTGGACCCCTGGGACGTGTTCCACCAAGGCGTGTCCCAAAAGACCGGCTTCAGCATCGGTGTCGTGGTTATCGCGGTCAGCTTCCTCGTCCTGCTGCTCTGGATTCCGTTGCGGCAAATGCCCGGAATCGGAACCATCGCCAATGCTGTCCTGGTGGGGCTCTTTGCCGACCTTGGGCTATGGCTCATCCCGGCGTTCTCCCATCTCGGCGGACAGATCGCCATGCTCGCCGGAGCCGTGATCCTCAATGGCATCGCATCGGCCTGCTACATCGGCGCCAGGCTCGGCCCCGGTGCCCGCGATGGCCTGATGACCGGCCTGGTCCGCCGCACGGGATGGTCCGTCAGGCTGGTCCGCACCGGCATCGAAGTGGTGGTCCTGGCTGTGGGCTTCCTGTTGGGAGGCTCGGTTGGCGTCGGAACCGTTGTGTATGCCCTCGCCATTGGCCCGATCGTGCAGGTATTGCTGCCGAAATTCATGGTGCCGGAAAAGACCGAGGCAACGGCCTCCACGGCCCCCACGGAAGCCGTGGAGGCCGCTCCCGCCGCTTGA